The nucleotide window gaatacagccactgtgatttctgcagtgtactttttgcatcatgtcctgcctcctgcatgctgtacccaggcgccacccctcacctaaaccaaacggagtatttccagtaggtgagaaaGCGCCTGACACGGACAATCTCCTACTGTGTGCTACAtctgtgaaagggcaactcGGGACAATGTccagacctgattctccggacattGTCCAGAGTTCATATGCGAAAATGGCTTTGGACAGCTAAAAGGTCGGTGGGTAGTTCTTCCGGCATCTTCTCATTTTCACTCACAACTTGCAGCCCTGTAAGACTCTGGCAGCGTGCTGTAAAGAGTCAGTTACCAAGGAACAGATGTTCCACTTTATAGAAGAAGCTCAACAAACTCTCACATACCTAACAATATCAAACTATTATGCCTCGTTTTAACCAAACACAGTGAAATTTCACTTCGCTTTCCTCACGCGAGTTTGatcgcttgcctgaaaaatgaacaagcgaaTTTTGCGCTACGTCACGgcaagcatttttgattacaCCAACCCTGCTAGCAAATGACTGAAGAGATTTCTGGAAAGGGGGTATGGCTTCTAAGGTGAAGGCGATTGGCTTTCTCCAGGTGAAATTTTCGCTccagttgaacattttttaactcaagcgaTGGCTCATTTCGCATCTCTCACAGTTTCGCCGTGACTAACTCTGCCCCTTCACCttctgccattgacttttcatgcattcgcgTTGCTCGTAAATTTCGCGTTGCATTCAGTTAAAACATACCTTTAGGAGGGCAAAAGCAGAAAACTGATTCACTActctaaaaaaaactgtacatattttctAATTAGCCACATGttaacatgttttttcttctttttatcaCGTTAGGCATCAAAATGCAATCCTTTGGCACAGTGACACGTGGCTAATGGCCGTCTTTCACAGTAGaactcacacagtgcactacagtggagcGGCCACCACCCCACTTACGTCATCACAGTAATtcacaggcacctgatgaaCAGCAAGGTGCCTGAGAACAGTGAGACGAGGAGGCCCTGGCTGCTCTACCCACCCCTATCTCTGGCAGAATGTATCTGATGGGATGCCAGGCACTGTCGGCAAACAACACGGTCAGGTTCTTAGTCAAGCTGTCGGGCTAGGCCTGAGCTCAAAGCGAACACCTTGCCATTTGAGCCACCTGGGTAATGTCACATGCTATTGGAAGTCCTGCTTTAAGCAGTAGTCTTCACTGAAACAACTTTGCACGTGATGTTTGTCagaaataactttttaaataaacggaagcaaagaaaaacaaaatataggcCTACTGGCAAGCTGGACACCTACATTCAAAGTCACACTGAATACTGTAAAAGTCCTAAGCAAACACATTGTACATTATGTGATAAGTCTAGATAGCCTTGCCTATTTAGAATAATGTACTTTCAGTTTCAGGGAACACTACATCACAGAGGACACTTTTTTACCAACCAAAACATTCAGGTTCTGCAAGTACAGTGCCATGAACCATGTCTAACCTCAAGCTGGCAATGATGTTCTATGCTCCAAGAAAGCCCACAGGGACAGGTATATAATGCTGTCAGCTCATTCCGCTCTGAGCGCgcacaaaaacaaacctgtGTTCTCTGCATAGAGTCCCAGTGCAGGACACGTAAAGGGAGTGGGCATTCCGGAACATTCCTGGTCCCCGTTAATCCCTTTCTGCTGACTCTGCTAAGGGGCTTTAATGCCCGGGCTTCCTGCCGTGTTCCTCGCTCTAGCGCCTGGAGATTTGGACCCGGcatcacaaaataaacacaaacagcttcAAATTTCTTATCACATGTTCTCACCCCTCCAAATTAATGACATCAACGGTCCCCTACATTCATGCGTggtgaatttgtttttccaccTAAGCTCTGTTTTCATTATGTTCACACACTCGCTAAAAGAGTTACATAGAGCATCCcacttttttcccttccttcactttaaataaaacataggatgctataaacaaataaaaccttAGTTCTGAGGGCTGTGCACGCTCGctgatgaataatttatgaGTAGCTAAGAGCACTGAGGAAcctacaaaggaaaaaaaagggagggaaaagaacTCGCTGTGGGTAGACAGTGACTCAGGTGTTGTTACAGGCTGAAGGCAACAAAGGCCGGCTGGATACCGTTTCACCTCAGCATGGTGGTGGGAGCTGGCAGGGCCCCGGGGGGATCAGATATCATTGAATAATTCAGGGCTGGAGGTGATAGTGTTACCTGCCAGTGATACCCGCTGGAGGCAGCCGCGACCAGTCCTAGACCACACGTTTACTCAAAGAGGGCTGGGAGAGGGGTAGGCCCCAGGCACAGaccttttttttattacagttttggttttctctctctctttatctggGCCAGCATTTTATACTCCTGAGAGGCAGCCAATTCACTTTTCTTTGGATTAGATGTTTACATTCAAAGGTTCCCTGGAGCGGGAACCTTTGAATGTAAACAATGCACACAAGAGCAGATACAGAGCGAGGCCTAGACATCGAGCGCAGGATCTCATGCAGGCCCTGGGAATGGGCATGCGGACTGGAATGTGTGATCTGTTGCTCTGCAGAGGGCAATAGCGTCTACTTAACAGAAAGGATTTATTACAAACTACCCTGACCTCGGCCACATTTGTCCATGAGGTTCTATAACGGCCCATTAAGTGCAAATTGAGGGCTCCTGAGCCCCTCTTCTGCATAtacaacccccctccccaccggCCCCCCTCTGCGTCCAGGTGTAATGGCTACCTGAGACCGCAACACACCTCCTGAGAAGCTAAAGCCGGGTCAGAGATCAGCAGAGATGGGACTCTAGTCTGCATTGCTTGAGGTGGTAATGTCCCCCCATTCCAGATTATTAATTgctctgcctgcacctgcctttTTCATGTCAGGTTATAAAGCATTCTTTAACACCATGATGACAGCTGTCTTTTTCAAAGTGCCCTCTCTGTGGGCTTTAAAAACTATGCTGGGGAATGCTGGGTGTCAAAGGGGCGAGATTATATTTGCACAAGGACCCCCGTGCAAAAGGCCAGGAGACTACATTCCAGGGGCCAGTTACACCAGCTATGCCTGAGCTGATCCTTAGCCTACTTACTGCATATTTATGAATTCACGATTTCAAATGAGTTGCATCATGCAAGATAATTACCATATCTGTCAGAACTACTAAAAAGTTACACCAACGACAAAGTAAGCACAGCTAACAGTTGGCAGTAGTACCTACATGCTGCAACCTTATGTGGCCAAAATGTTTGAGTTTTGTCCAACAGGATCCAACGATCACACCATCCATAGCAGTATTCTGCATTCTGGGGTAATACATGTAGTATCCATCCAGCTGGCTAATTAGCACATTGGCTACCATGTTAGCCAACTTTATTTACTGTCACCGGATGGCTGGATTGTCAGCTACATAGCTAGCACGAACTGTGTAGGAATGACACCCTATGCAACCCAGCCCAGAACACTTTAAGTGGTGTTAGAAATAAGCCTCTGTCAGTAGAAAAGGTCTAATGAGCTGAGCAAAATTTGGTACCTCAAAGGTCAGGACCCTGGTCTAGTCAAGGGCCTTTGgctatctgtttatttttctgctgcaAGAATTAAACTGAAGTAAGTTAAGAGAACAACCACGCTATCCAGATCTTTGATTAGCGTGTTATAGTAGAGAGAACAAGTTCTTAATGCCATCCTTGTTCTTCTCTTGTCCTTACACTCACCGATGCTGGTGGGGAAAATGTCCTCGTTGTTGATCTGGACCTCGATCCAGTCCATCAGCAGGTTCATGTACTGGGGTGCAGGCAGGGCGGTGGGCTTCTTGTACTTGTTGTCGTCCTGCCAGCGGTACTCGTAGCGTGGGCCACCCGACATGACCGGGCAGCTCTTCTCGGTGCAGAACTCGCAGACCGTCCCGTAGATGAGGTTGATGCGGTTGAAGAAGTCCACCACGTGCACGGCCACCCAGTCGTTGAGGTCCTCACCGTGGGGCAGTTGCACGGCCGCCCGCAGGTCCACGCCCGAGTTGAGCGAGGCCTGTGCCTTCTTGTGAAGCTCGAAGCGTTGCGTCCCTGGCTCGAACTTGCGCTTGGGCCGGAACGTCTTGTCCTTGTTGAACACCTGCTTCAGGGCGATGGACATGTTGCTGGGAATCGGGGACAGGGGGAtcaggggggagggaggacggGGGAACAGCCGGGGCTTTTCTGGTGGCCTGAGAGGCACCCCTGTCGAAGACACGGTGGCACCAATAGTGGCTCCTTCGGCAACGGCTGGGCTAAGGGTCACGGTCTCTTCAGAGTTGAGAGAGCGTCATCCAGACATCCTTTCCTGCTGAGGCAACAAGGCAAGAAATTACTAAAAAACGCAGGCCCTTGCATGAATCAAACCGATTTCATCCCTAATCTTCCAAAGCACAGGGATTTTGAACTGAATCTGCAAGTTGATGACTGGCATAAACAAGTAACATGGGTATCCCCCTtggaaactgaaacaaatgccTGACTGGATCTGTAAGTCATGTTCAGGCAGGCAAGCTATGAGACAACTTTCTTTTAACTGGTTTAACAAAGAACATCCACATCGATATATGAAAGAATAATTTCAAGTACCGTAAAGGCGTTTAACTTCAATTTTCCTATTGTCGCCTTGCTTTATACAGTGTGAAAAGCAGTCAAGTCTTCAGTTGCCTCTGTTGCCGATTACAAACATGCCACTGAGCTGCAGCATGCGCGACTGTGGGCTTTCCGCTGATTGATATCTGTGTGTAGATCTTGTTGCCACTTGCACTACCTCAGCACAATGGATGGCtgtgtgatgatgtcagtgCAGAGAGAAGCTGTGTGAATCAGAGGCAGGGCAGCCCGTTTCTGCTCGTGAATTACTGCTTTGTCAGTGGACGGGTAAAATTCAACATTCTAAGTGTTGTCTACAGTTTGAAGGTTGTTAAAGAACAGAGATAAGAAATGGGGTATCTATTACAAATGTCCAATTGTATCCAACCACTTTCAAGTAAAAACTATTCTGTACTGAATCTGAATCTACTTAGTTTTCAAGACCCAGAGTAGATAGTGAGCTCAgaactgttcattttttccatatgtGCTATATTATGAAATTTCATgagcacaacaacaaaaaaaaaacaacagtaatcCATCAGTAATTTTGAAACCCTTACTCctctttacattacacattttaaataaataatcttgTATTAAGGTATGTTTCAGGAACATTTCACAAGCAGAAAATGCTCATTTGGGTAGATTAATTGGCGTTTTGAGCATTCGGGTCATTGCTACACAAAACAACAGGAGCTGATGTTTTACTGGTGAATCAGGTAATTACCTTTCAGCTGTCATTTAAAGGGTTTTATGTTTCATTAGCTTCATATCTCTCTGAATACTTACCTATGGAGTACAAGGACTCAGTATGTAGAGATCTCTAAGCAGACATCTGTGGCTTAAAAGCAATCCAGGCAGAATGAATAAGTTATTTGATAGGGATGAAATATCcaatacactgtacagtatGGGCTATGTTTGAAGTACCTTTAATTGCCACGTAAAAAAGTAATCACCTTTTCCACGTAGTGATAAGCAAGCTAATCAACTTAGTTGGAGACACGGACTGCAGCAGCAAAATCTGGCTGCTACTCTTGGATGAAGAGCAAAATTGCTGAGggttcagaaaataaaacaagttttgGCACAGTTCTGAATGCAGGAGAGTTTGTGGGAAATTTTCCACTCACAAGATGTGTTTGCTTTGTCGAGCTGGATTTTAGTGGATTTCCATGCGCACACAAACTCATTAGCACAGCTCCTACCTCCCTAAAGAGCAGATTTTTCTAAAGCATCGTTTTTGAGGACAATCACGCTATAGCCACTGGGCATTTTATGGCTACCTTCCAATATTCAAAAAAGGCTAGCCACAGTAAAGAGAGAGCAGCAAAGGAGAGTGGCCGAGAGCGAAAAGCTTTTGAGAAATCCCGTTAAATACAGGACAGTAAGCCTGTGTTTCTAGAGTGGGGCCACTTCCATCATTTACATATTCTTGTGTAGTGCGAAATCCCTATCCAGATCCTTGTCACTTCAGTCTGACTGCTTTCACCATGGGCAACAGGAAAGTACCCATGTTTTCATCTGATATCTGAACTGGATGGCAGACTACTCCCTGAGGGTAATTTCTCAAGAAATGTCACCAAACCTGATCCAAATTCTTGCTGGTGAGGTACCTCTAGTTTCCTTTGAATAGCTTTGTTCCATTCTGTGTTCACATGAACTCATCAGCAAATCCTCTGTGTCTAAGTTTGGAACACACTTGTAGTTCAAGTGCATCTCTTCAGAGATCCCAGGGTGATATTTGCTCAGAGTGTGTTCATTGGAGTGGTGTTTGAGCAGAAGACAAATGACAGGAAGGCACTAAACTGACAATAACTCCAAGTCTCCTTGTaatggtgacatttttacaactgaggagacagagatttacattttctcctcttggctttgttttaatcagacagtgagaaaagactgtttgaaaatgtgaaatacaaaCAGTAGCCATCTCCTGCATAAATGGTAGTAATAGTGATTCTGTGTACAACAGTGTACCTCACAGTGGTTCTCTCTATTCTTCCACAGTAGTATTCTTTACCATGTTTCATAAAGTATCATAAAATGCTAAAAGTTCCAAGCACAGCAGCCTGGGTACCATTTCAGTGGATCAGTGAAACTCACGTGAGGCAACTTGCATATTGCAATTTGACCCCAACCCATCCCACCTGATTAAAGTCATCTTAAACTGTATGACTTGAAAAACCACGCCCTTTAATAGATGCTGCAGGTCATGTCCTTATCAATGAACACTGCCCTTGaataacagtttatttttaagtcTGTCAGAAAAACTCATTCTACATTATGTAGCATGTATATATTGACTACggtgagctagctagctacctagctaacaaATTAACTACATAGGTGTTCAATGTAGGTACTGTACTTACCTAGCTAGCTTGATGTATTCTACTACAATTACAATATCCATCAATGTAGCTACTTCGTTATCATTACACAGACTTTGTATCATTACTTTACTAGAGCTTTTCTACTGAGAGGCTTATTTCTTGCGCCAGttaaattcattaatttcaAAAGATACAACAGAAGACATGTAACCATGTAAAACATGCAAGaaatactgtttttaatttgataaatCATGTTGTCCAAGCCTGACTCACTACACAGTTCACGAACCCATAACTAGAATGCTGACAAGCAGACAAGAGCAAGAGCAGGCTGAACACTAGCTTGTGTTTAGGGAGTCCATGACTGTCAGACACAGTTGGGTCCATTCCACTGGGGGTGGGCTGAAGTTCCAAAAGAAAATAGACCAATGCTGCACTTACTTTTGAGAATGAGCAAACCAGTTCAAATTTCTTGTTTATTAAAACAACACTTGGGGGTATTTCTTGAATGGTCTCTTGTAGTTtgccttttttgtcatttatgacaAATCAAATTGTAATAATCTTGCATGTAGAATAAACACCTAGGAGAACTCAGAATAAACAAATCatatttaattgtcattttaagaTGACCAAAAAGAGGCTAAAAGAAAGTCTGTCACTCTGAATTAAAGGAACAAATGTTACTCTTTTGTTAATGTCTGTTTGGCTGGTTGGGCAGCTGATACCTAAATTCATGATATGCCTGTGCCATTACAAAGCTGTTTGTTCACTTCTGCTCAGGCCAAATGATCAAAGCTCTTAAGATACATatcttgtgtgtgcatttctcaCACGTATACTAAGCAACTATCCTGACTTACAACATGTACTTCATAGCATGCAACTTACAATAACCTGAATGACGTCCTAGTTTTTACAACCAATTTTCCTTCAGTCATCAAGTAAAAAATCTGAGTACTTTCCTCATTCCGACTCTCATTCAGAGGACAGAGGCAGGAGTTAGACTCATTTCCATGAATGTTATCTGATCACAGACATCTTGGCGTTTATGCTTGAGACGTAATGAAACCAAAGGTGGACAGGGCAGTTTACCACCACATAAGATCACACTGCTCAAAGAACTAATGCAGGCATTCTTTCAGGAGGAAGAGCTCGCATTTCAGCTCAGGCTTCTTTCATAGCGTACAGAATAATTTTGTAGAGTTATATACCTTTTCTTTCTAAACTGCATATGGCCACAGCATTAAAAAGatcatgtgaaatgtaatgtcttcatttgttatttgcttGCCACTCACTACCTCTAATTTTACAAACAATTTTTCATGCAAACACGATtcatcaaacacatacacagtgtcTTTGCTGCAAAAGTGCAATGCTGATACATATTGATACAGATATCTATTTTTCTCTCAGCAGTTTCACTGAATCAGCTGTGTGGATGACTGAAGTTCCGTAAACGCTTCTCATATAAATCAACAGTTATCAAATGACTGTTTGTGTGGTTGCATTTGTGTGGTCCGTTTGTATGCGAATGTGGACACAAGGCATAATGAGAAACTTGAGCGAATCTGTGGCATTTAATTGCTAGTTCTCTATGGGAGAGGTGTACTTGCACACTAATTCTGTACAACATGCATTCTGGGCTGGAACACAGTGTTCCACACTCACAATAGGTGGCAAGTCGCATTTGTGACTTTCCAATAAATACAAGACAAGGCTGCTTCAAAT belongs to Megalops cyprinoides isolate fMegCyp1 chromosome 5, fMegCyp1.pri, whole genome shotgun sequence and includes:
- the LOC118778337 gene encoding MOB kinase activator 3B, with amino-acid sequence MSIALKQVFNKDKTFRPKRKFEPGTQRFELHKKAQASLNSGVDLRAAVQLPHGEDLNDWVAVHVVDFFNRINLIYGTVCEFCTEKSCPVMSGGPRYEYRWQDDNKYKKPTALPAPQYMNLLMDWIEVQINNEDIFPTSIGIPFPKNFIQICKKILCRLFRVFVHVYIHHFDRIILMGAEAHVNTCYKHFYYFGTELNLIDRKELEPLKEMTSRMCH